The Curtobacterium herbarum genome contains the following window.
CGCACCGCGTCACCGCGATCGCGGTCGGCGCCGACGGCCGACGCCTCTTCACCTTCAAGGGCGACAACAACACCGACGCCGACCCGGACCGCGTGGTCGCGGCCCAGATCATGGGGCGCGTCTGGTACTCGATCCCCGGGTTGGGCTTCGTCAACACCTCGGTCGCAGGGCACGCGAAGGCCTGGCTCGTGCCGACGCTGGGCTTCGCCATGATCGGGTACGCCCTGGTCCTCGTGGTGCGTGCGCTCGTCGGCGCGCGACGTGCGCGCGCGACGGACGGGAGGCACGGCACCAGCCGGCACCGCGCCTCCCGTCCGTCACCGGTCGCGTCTACCGCGCCCGCGTCGCCCCGATCGCCCACACACGTGGCGGCTGCGCGCCGTTGACGGCGTGGTCCCCGACGATCCGCGCCTTGAACACCCACGGGTTGTGACTGCCCGCGGTCCGGGCGTTCCGCCAGTGCCGGTCCAGGTTCTTCGTCGTGCTGACGCCGGAGGCGGCGAGCGCGTCGAACAGGTGCGAGGTCGCCTGCGTCGCCAGTGAGGTCAGCGCGACCTGCGCCTGCGCGGTCGCGAGTTCGGCCCGGTCGTTGCGGCGTTCGTCCTCGGCCTCGTCGAGGGCGGCCCCCTCGTACGCGGCCTGCAGCGCCTCGGCTGCCCGGTCGACGATCGCGGTGGCGGCGAAGCCGGCGGCGGACACCTCGCCGACGACCTGCAGGATCTGCGGATCGGCGGCGAAGGTGTCGGCGTTGCCGTGCGAGAAGACGCGGTTGCGGGTGCGGACGGCGAGCGCGACCTCCCGTTCGGCGGCCAGGACCGAGCCGGCCAGGACCGCCAGCAGCACCCCCTGGTAGAACGCGGTCTGGTACTTGAACCGGTCGTCGAAGAGGGTCACCGCGTCCGCCTCGACGCGCGCGTCGACGAAGGTGCTCGTGCCGGAGCCGGTGGTCTGCTGGCCGAAGCCGTCCCAGTCGTCACCGTGCGTGACGCCGTCCTGGTGGGCGTCGACGATCGCGATCACCCGCTCGCCGGTGTCGGTGCGCTCGGCGTAGGTGTCGATCCAGTCCGCGAAGATGCTGCCCGTGGAGTAGTACTTCTGCCCGCTGATCCGGAACGTGCCGTCGGGCTGCGGGGTGACCTTCGTGATGACGTCGCCGACCTGCACGGCGCCGACCTCGGTCCACGAGTTGCCGGCGATCTCACCGCGGCCGAAGCGGTCGAGCCAGCGCGCCCGCTCCCCCGACCGGCCGACCAGGCGGTCCTCGACCAGGGCGAAGTGACCGCGGAGGGCCTGCGGGATGTTGCTGTCGGCGGCGGCGAGCTCGGTCAGCAGTCGGAACAGCTGCGGCAGCGTCGCGCCGGCGCCGCCGTGCTCGACGGGCACCCGCAGGGCGCCGAAGCCGGCGGCCGCGAGTTCGCGGATCTCGGCGGTCGGCAGGGTGTGGGTGCGCTCGCGTTCGGAGGCGCCGGCGGCGATCCGGTCGAAGATCGGCCGGAAGCGGGCGGCGAGGGTCTCGTCGTCCGGGGCGGTGTGCGTGGTGGTGGGCGGCGTGCTGGTGGTGCTGGTGCTGGTGCTGGTCATGGTGCGTCCGATCTCGTGTGGCGGGCGGTCGGTCAGGAGGCTGTGGTCGCGGCCGGCGCGGGAGCGGCGGTGGGCGAGGTGGTTGCGGCGGGCGCGGGAGCGGCGGTGGGCGAGGTGGCTGCGTTCCGGGGGCTGCGGCGGGTCAGGGCGGCTGCGCCGCCGAACACGACCACCTCGCCCAGGGCCGCGATGCCGGCCCCGGCCGGTCCGGTCGGCCAGTGGCCGGTGAGGGCGAGCAGCGCCGGCACGAGGGCGGTCAGCGGACTCGCCAGCACGAGCGCCCAGCCGGTGTACGTGGTGATCGACGACCAGCCGAGGGCCAGGAGGACGAAGAACAGCGACCAGAGCACGGCCCAGCCCACCCACAGCACCGCGAGCACCGGGTCGTCCGCGACGTGCACCCCGGCGAACACCACCGCGGCGACGGCGACCAGGCCGCAGAACCAGCCGAGCCCCGCCGATCCCAGCCCCGCGAGCGCATCCACCCCGACGTACAGGTACGTCAGGCCGAACAGGAACGTCCCGGTGATCGCGAACAGCGCCGGGAGGGACCCGTCGGCCGAGATCGCGACGGCGGTGCAGAGCAGCAGCTGCAGTCCGCCGATGAGGACGTCGGCGACCCCGCTGTCACGTCCGGGGACGCGTCCGAGCAGGGTGAGGCCGTTGAGGAGCAGCGCGGCCGCGGAGAGGATCAAGCAGATGGAGGCCATGCCGAGACGGTGCCACGCAGCGTCGACGCGGTGGGGAAGATGACCGCGCCTTACGGATTGCTGCGCTCCGTGACGAACCGCCCGACGCCGGGACGTGCACGGCGCTGTGCGAAGATCGTCCGGTGCATGCCCCCCGACGACCCGTAGCCGTCGTCATCGCCGCCATGAGCGAAGAGGTCGCGGCGTTCACCGACCTGCTCGGTGGCGAGCCGGTCCTGGACGGGCCGACCGGCGGCCACGACGAGCACCACCTGCTCGACGTCGGTGGCTCCACGGTCGCCGTCCGCCGGAGCGGCATCGGCTTCACGAACGCCACCGCTGCCGTCGCCCACGCCTTCCACGACTTCGGGTCCGGCATCCCCGTCATCAGCGTCGGGACCGCCGGCGGACTCGCCCGGCACATCCAGCTCGGCGACGTCGTCATCGGCGACTGGTACGTCAACCTCAACGCCGACGCCACGGCCTTCGGCTACGCGCTCGGTCAGGTGCCGGGCATGCCCGCCGGGTTCACCGGGGACGCCGACCTGGTCCGCCTCGCCCAGGCCGTCCCGACCCCCGACGTGGTCCGGCTCGAGCCGATCGGCTCGAGTGAGGTCTTCGTGACCGAGGGCCGTGCCCGCGACCTCCGTCAGGCCTTCCCGACCGTCGCGGCGGTCGACATGGAGTCGGCGGCGATCGCCCAGTTCGCGCACGTGCACGCGATGCCGTTCGTGTCGGTCCGGGGCATCAGCGACCTGTGCGCGCCGGACGGGGACGAGTTCCGGCAGCACCTCGACGACGCTGCCGCTCGTGCTGCCCGGGTCGTGCACGGGCTCGTCGTGGGGTTGGCGACGAGGTCTGGTTCGCTGCCGGCTGCGTGAGTGGCGACGGCCGCTGCAGCTGGGCACGGGCGCGGTGTCAGGACGGGCGGGCCCACCGCCGGACCCGTTCCCGTCGGAGCCGGGGCTCGTGTGCCAGGGCCAGGACCACGCACGCCGCTCCTCCGCGTTCTGCTCCGCGCGGTCAGCGGGGTCGTGGGCGCCGTCACCCCGCGCGGGGAGCGGCGGGCACAGTCGGGAGGCGCACCAGCAGACCCACGACGATCGCACCGGCGATGCAGAGCGCGGCGTCGACCCCGATGGACGCCTGGATGCCCGGGAGCAGCGTCGCGCCGGCGGATGCGGTCACGATCGCGGAGAGCACCGGAGTGCCGAGTGTGATGCCGACCTGCTGGCTCATCGTGATCAGTCCCGTCGCGAGTCCCTGTTCGGCGAGGGGGACACCGGCCGTGGAGGTGACGGTGTACCCGACGATGGCGACGAGGTTGGCCGCGCCGCCGATGAACGTCACGACGAGCAGCGGGATCACCCACACGGAGCTGTCGCTGACGAACGCCAACGGCAGCGTCGCGGCCCCCTGGACGACGAACCCGATCACGATCGCGCGCTTCGCGTCCACACGCCCGATGACCCGAGGGCCGAGGAAGCCGCCCAGCACGGTGCCGACTCCGAGGAAGGCGAAGACCAGGCCGGCGATGACCGCGGTGAACCCGAGGATCTCCTGCAGGTACAGGGTCAGTGGGAAGACCAGTGCGGTCTCGGTGGCGAACGCCAGGAGGCCGGCGACGTTCCCCCAGGCGACGTTGCTCCGTCGCAGCAGTGCGGGCGAGACCAAGGGCTCCGCCACGCGGGACTCGATGACGATGAACACGGCGAAGAGGACGACAGCGGCGACGATCGGCCCCCACGCAGTCGGGGTGAACCATCCGGACTGCCCGGCGGTCGTGATGCCGAAGACGAGCGCGACGAGCGCGACGGTGACGACGACGGCACCCGGGAGGTCCAGCGTGGGACGGCGGGTGACGGCTCGGTCCGTGAGGACGAAGGGTGCGACGACGAGGACGAACACGGCGACGATGACGTTGATGAAGAACGCCCAGCGCCAGCTCACGAGTCCGGTCAGGACTCCGCCGAGCGCGGCACCGGTGGTGAACCCCGCTGCCATGAGCGCACCGCTGAGTCCGAGGACGCGCGCCCGGCCAGGACCTTCGGCGAACATCGTGGTCAGCAAGGCCAGGGCTGCCGGGGTGACCATCGCGGTGGCGATGCCCTGTCCGATCCGTGCACCGATGAGCACGGCTGGGGTCCCGGCGACACCGGCGACGAGGGATGCCACGCCGAGGACCACGATCCCGATGAGGAAGAGGCGCTTCCGTCCGAACAGGTCAGCGACTCGTCCGAAGAACAGGGTGGAGCCCGCCGCGCAGAGCGAGAACGCCGTGATGATCCACTGGAGGTCCGCGGTTGCGAACCCGAGATCGCGGCCGATGTGCGGCAGGGCGACGTTGAGGACCGAGAAGTCCACGGCGAGTGTGAAGTTGGCGGTGAGGAGGACGGCGACGGCGAATCGCTGTCGAGGGTTCGTGCGGACCGGCGCCGGTGGGGCATCGATGCGTTCATCGGCAGTCATGGATGCAGTCCTGTTCTGATGGCGGTGCCGGGTCGGTCAGTGTGTGTCGGCGCTGCGCCGAGACCGGTTCGTCGACGCCAGCGGCCGGGCGTCGAGTGCCGCCACAGCGGTGCGGACGGCGTCGAGCGCGGCACGTCGGGCTGCGTCATCGAGGTGGGCCGGGCCGAAGGTCACGATCGGTTCGAGCGCGTCGTAGCCGACGAACTCGAGGACCCCGCGATTGATCGGGAAGAGGAACTCGTCGACACCGCCGAACGCACCCTCGGACGTGAAGGCGGCAGCGGGGCCACCGGTCGTCGTCAGGAGGACCGCACGGCGACCGCGGAGCGCCGCGGTCTCGAACACGCCGGCGTCACCGCCGCTCACCGCCCCCATCGCGAAGACCCGGTCGAGCCAACCCTTCAGGATCGCCGGGACGGAGAACCACCACAGCGGGAAGGAGAGCACGAGCAGATCAGCGCGGAACACCGCGGCGAGGCTCTCCCGGACGTCCTCCGCGAGGGTGCCGGCGCGGAACGCGTCCCACTGTTCTCGCTGCGGCTTGAACGGACCGTCGACGGGGCCGAACTCGTCACGGTCGAGCACCGGCGCCCACCGTGCCGCGTACAGGTCGAGGTACTCGACGTCGTACCCGGTCGCTTCGAGCACGGTCACCGCAGCTCGTGCCTGTGCCGCGGAGAACGACGACGGTTCCGGGTGGGCGTGGACGACGAGTGCCGTACGGCGCGGTCCCTGATGCGTGCTCACGCACCCATCATATTGATGAATCGCGTTTTGTCGATACGTTCAGGCTCGCGCGAGATCCGACGGTGAAACGGCCTCGGCGACACGACGCAGCAGGGCTTCGTTGCGCCGGTAGTGCGTCCACTTCCCGATGCGCGTCGAGGTGACCAAGCCGGCCCGTTCGAGCGTGCCCATGTACGAGGAGATGGTCGACTGCGACAGCCCGGTGCGGTCCTGGATGTGACTCGCGCAGATGCCGACCTCGACGCGGTCGGCGATCGGGTCGTAGTCGGCGAACTGACCCTCGGGGTCGCGGAGCCACTCCATGATCTGCAACCGGGTCGGGTTTGCCAACGCCTTCAACGCATCGACGAGCTCGGCCCGGGACATGTCGGCTTCACCGTTCACCGCGTCACGACCCTTCAGTACCGTCACACCACTGTATGTCGATCTGTCTGGGACGGTGCGGCCACGACGCTCTCGGCTCAGGCGCCGTGACCCCGGTGGTGCCCGCGTCCCGCCGCGTCGGCGTTGACCAGGTGCAGTTCGTTGCCGTGGCGCTGCAGCACGGGCTTGTACCCGGCGGGCAGCCCGTCGACGCGGACCGTGCGGAAGCTCGTCCCCGTGGCGATGCGGTCGGCCCTGATCAGGACGACGTCGTTCGCCAGCGCCGCGCCCTTGGCGACGTGCACCTGCAGCGTCCCGCCGAACGACGCGGTGCCGGCGACGCGCAGGGCTTGCTGCCGACCCTCGACGCTCAGCGACAACGTGGCGTGCGAGCGCTGCGTCAGGTCGCCGCCGATGCGGACCGTCCTCGTGCTCGCGTCGGCGAGCGTCCCGGACGCGGTCGTCACCGATCCCTTGCCGAGGGCGGCAGCGGAGTCCGCGGTCAGCGTTCCCCCGCGGACGGTGGTGCCACCGGTGTAGCGGTTCGTGCCGGCGAGTGCGAGGGCGCCGGTGCCCCGCTTGGTCAACGACCCGGTTCCGCCGATGTCGTTGCGCCAGGTGTCTGCAGCATCCAGGCCCTTCTCGGCGGCGTCCATCGAGACCGTCACCGGGCTGTCGAACGCTCCGTAGCCCGAGGCTGCCGAGAAGAGGTCGAGTCGCCCCCACCCTTCCGCGTCGTCCAGGAGCGGGTAGCCCGACGGCAGTGCGGTCGTCCGGAGCACCTCCCGGATCTGGTCGTCACTGAGGTACGGCAGGCGGGTACGGAGGAGCGCTTCGGCGCCCTTCGGCACGGCGGCGGGGATCGCCTTCCCGCCGGACCGGGTGAACCCGTACGTCAACCGCTTGCGGTACTCCGCCTTGTCCGCCGCGTAGTCGGCGTCCGCAGCGACCGCGGTCGGGGTGCTGGCGGCGGCGAGCACCTTCTCCGCCTGCTGGTGGGCCTGCTGCTCGAGCTGCGTGTTGGCCGGGTCGTTCAGGACCGCTGCCGCCAGCGCGGTCGCGAGGACCCGCCCTCCCATGACGTCGAGGGGCGAGTGCATCCCCGCGACGATCCGGCTGTTGCCGATCTCCGACCCCTCGGTGAGGAGCTCGGTGTACTTCTGCGGGTACGCGTACGCGAAGGCCAGGGACGACAGGTAGCCGGCGTTGGTGTGCCCGCTGGGGAACCCGCCGTCGGTCGCCGGTGTCGGCGACTCTTCGGGGACGAGCTGCGGGAGGACCTGCACATCTCGGCTCTGCCGGTACGGCCGCGCGTACTGGTAGTACTTCTTCGCGTTGCTCGCCGACGAGTAGTCGCCGCGCAGCGTGTTCACCAGCTGCACGACGTCGCCGAGGTCCGAATCGGTGTCCGCCCACGCGCCGTTCGCGTTGCCCTGGTCGACGTACTGCTTCGTCGTGGCGTCCGCCGGGATCTCGTCTGGGATCGTGGTGCCGGCGTTCGTCGCGGTCTTCACCGCATCGGACAGGTCACCGAACCCCGCGATGGCCGAGTAGCTCTGGTTCCGTCGGTCGATCAGGTACGCCTCGTGCCCCTGCGCCTCCGTGCGGGTTCGCGTGGTCTTCGCTGCCTGTGCGATGTTCGAGTCCAGGATCCGCTGGGCTGCGGCGTCGACGGCGACCCCGTTGTCCCACGAGGATCCCGGGCGCCACAGGTTCCCGAACTGCGACAGCACCCCGATCGCGGCGTTCCCCTCCGGTGTGGTGGCAGCCGGGGTGTTCGTCTTGTAGGTGTCAACGAAGTACCCGTAGGCGCCGGGCTGCGGCGCGGTTCGGGATGGTGCCGCCGACGCTCCCGCGGGAGCGATCAAGGACACGGTGCACGCCACGGCCAGGACGCCCAGCACCGTACGGGCTCGACGTCTCGGGACAGCGATCAGGAACGGGCGCATGGGTACCTCTCCGCTCGGAGCGTGGTCACCCGGACCGGTGACACAGAGAGGAACGGTTGCGGAGGCTCGTGAACCCGGGGTGGCACACACGTGAACCGCAGCCGTACGCCCTACTCCGGGTCTCTCAGCCGAGACCCGCCCCGGGAAGCGGAAGAGCCCCAGACGCCCGTTCTCACGGGCATCTGGGGCTCTTCGTCCTGGCGGTACCGGTGGGATTTGAACCCACGGTGGAGTTGCCCCCACACATGTTTTCGAGACATGATCCTTCGGCCGCTCGGACACGGTACCGGGAAAGAGTTTACACGATCCGGGAGGCCCGCGGCGACACCCAGCACGCCTCCCCTCCACAGGCGCGCACGTCCGGCGCCTCGTCCCCAGAACGCCACGAGGGTGATCTCGATCCGAGGGTCCGCGCGTACCGTCTCCGGCATGAGAACGCGCACCCTCGTCGCCCTGCTGTCCTCCCTCGCCGGCGCCGCCGTCGTCAGCGGAGCAGCGGGCTTCGGCGCGCGGGCAGGGATCCGGGGCCAGCGGGCCGCGTCGCAGCGTGTGGTCGACATGCTCCCGGTGCACGCCGACTGGTGGCGCGAGCGGCTGCACCACGAGGGCCAGCTGACGTACGTGGCGATCGGCGACTCGGCGGCGCAGGGCGTCGGCGCGACCGCTCCTGGGCGCGGGTACGTGGGGCTGCTCGCTCGTCGGATCCGGCACCGCTCCCGGATGACCGTGCGGGTCGTGAACCTCAGCGTCTCCGGATCCACGACGTGGGGTGCGAAGAAGGACCAGCTGCCGAAGCTGCAGCACTTCACGCCCGACATCTGCACGGTGTCGATCGGGGCGAACGACATCGCCGACTTCCACCCGGACAAGTTCGAGCGGAACATCCGGGCGATCTACGGCGCGGTGCCGTCGCACGCCGTCGTCGCCGAACTGCCGTGCATGTTCGTGCCCGACCGCGAGCGCAAGGTCGCCGTCGCGAACGAGATCGTGCACCGGGTCGCCGGCGAACTCGGGCTGACCGTGGCTCCGCTGCACGAGATCACGAAGCGCGTCGGGATCCGCCGGACCTTCTTCAACACGTACGGCGACCTGTTCCACCCGAACGACCGCGGGTACGAGATCTGGGCGAGCGCGTTCGAGCCGGCGGTCGACAACCGCGTCGACACCGTCGCCGCGATCCGGCGGTACCTGTCGGCGCGCGAAGCCGAGGAGCTCGGTCGTCAGGCCGGCGACGTCGCCCACGCCCGGGCCGAGCAGGACACCGAGGGCGCCGCAGCGATCGACACGGCGAACCGCCCGAGCTCGCTCGACCGCCTGCGCCAGCGCGTCACCGGCTCACTCCCGTTGCCCGGCCGGACCGACGACGGCGAGCCGACCGATGTCGGCGGAGCGGCCTAACCTCGTCCCATGGCCCGCCCCCAGTCGTCCTACCGCTGCTCCGAGTGCGGTTGGACCAGCATCAAGTGGGTCGGCCGCTGCGGTGAGTGCCAGTCGTGGGGAACGGTGGAGGACGCCTCCGCTGCGACGGCGAGCACCCGTGGCACCGCGTCGATCGCCGTCACCGGCAACCGCATCGCCCGTCCGATCACCGAAGCCCGCAGTGGTTCGTTCCAGCGCTGGCAGACCGGCATCGGCGAGTTCGATCGCGTCCTCGGCGGCGGCATCGTCCCGGGCGCGGCCGTCCTGCTGAGCGGTGAGCCCGGGGTCGGCAAGTCCACCCTGTTGCTCGAGGTCGCCTCGCGTGCAGCCGCGATGGGCAAACGGGTCCTCTACGTCAGCGCCGAAGAATCGGTCGACCAGGTCCGGCTCCGCGCCGAGCGCACCGGGGCGATGCACGACGACCTGTACCTGGCGAGCGAGGTCGACCTCGGCGTGATCCTCGGGCAGATCGAGCAGGTGCAGCCGGACCTGCTCATCGCGGACTCCGTGCAGACCATCTCCTCGGCCTCGGTCGACGGCATCGCGGGCGGCACGTCCCAGGTGCGCGAGGTCGCCTCGACGCTGATCCGGGTCGCCAAGCAGGCGGCACTGCCGGTCCTCATCGTCGGACACGTCACGAAGGACGGCACGATCGCCGGCCCTCGACTGCTCGAGCACCTGGTCGACGTCGTCTGCCACTTCGAGGGTGACCGGCAGACCGCGCTCCGCTTCGTCCGGGCGTTGAAGAACCGCTTCGGCCCCACGGACGAGGTCGGCTGCTTCGACATGGCCGGCGACGGCATCCACGAGGTCCCGGACCCGAGCGGCCTGTTCATGTCCCGCAACGGTGCTCCGGTGTCGGGCACGTGCATCACCGTGGCGATGGAAGGGCGTCGGGCCCTGCCGGTGGAGATCCAGGCCCTGGTCGTCCCGAGCTCGGCGCCGCAACCGCGTCGGGTGGTGAACGGGGTCGACGCGTCGCGGGTGGCGATGCTCCTCGCGGTGCTGGAACGCCGCGCCGGCATCAAGCTGTCGGACGCCGACGTCTACGTGTCGACGGTCGGCGGCATGAAGCTCACCGAACCGGGCGCCGACCTGGCGATCGTGCTCGCCCTCGCCAGTGCCGCACGGGACCGCCCGTACCCGCACACCCTCGCCGCGATCGGGGAGATCAGCCTGGCGGGCGAGATCCGTGCGGCGACCGGAGCGAAGCAGCGCGCCAACGAAGCCGGACGTCTGGGGTTCACGACCGTCCTCGGCGCCGACGCCGAGCACCTGCGCGAGGCGCTGCGGGTCGCGTTCTCGATGACGCGGTCACCACGAGAGCGCGAGCTCGACGCGGCCTTCTGACGGCGGCACCGGTGTCC
Protein-coding sequences here:
- a CDS encoding signal peptidase I, translated to MTGASTAATPAAAPTRVSAVARLLGQTAAVLVLLAVIAVAALAIVVPRLTGSVPLTVLTSSMEPGMPPGTLAVVRPVDPNDIGVGDIVTYQIRVDRPGVISHRVTAIAVGADGRRLFTFKGDNNTDADPDRVVAAQIMGRVWYSIPGLGFVNTSVAGHAKAWLVPTLGFAMIGYALVLVVRALVGARRARATDGRHGTSRHRASRPSPVASTAPASPRSPTHVAAARR
- a CDS encoding AmiS/UreI family transporter produces the protein MASICLILSAAALLLNGLTLLGRVPGRDSGVADVLIGGLQLLLCTAVAISADGSLPALFAITGTFLFGLTYLYVGVDALAGLGSAGLGWFCGLVAVAAVVFAGVHVADDPVLAVLWVGWAVLWSLFFVLLALGWSSITTYTGWALVLASPLTALVPALLALTGHWPTGPAGAGIAALGEVVVFGGAAALTRRSPRNAATSPTAAPAPAATTSPTAAPAPAATTAS
- a CDS encoding SGNH/GDSL hydrolase family protein, coding for MRTRTLVALLSSLAGAAVVSGAAGFGARAGIRGQRAASQRVVDMLPVHADWWRERLHHEGQLTYVAIGDSAAQGVGATAPGRGYVGLLARRIRHRSRMTVRVVNLSVSGSTTWGAKKDQLPKLQHFTPDICTVSIGANDIADFHPDKFERNIRAIYGAVPSHAVVAELPCMFVPDRERKVAVANEIVHRVAGELGLTVAPLHEITKRVGIRRTFFNTYGDLFHPNDRGYEIWASAFEPAVDNRVDTVAAIRRYLSAREAEELGRQAGDVAHARAEQDTEGAAAIDTANRPSSLDRLRQRVTGSLPLPGRTDDGEPTDVGGAA
- a CDS encoding ArsR/SmtB family transcription factor; the protein is MTVLKGRDAVNGEADMSRAELVDALKALANPTRLQIMEWLRDPEGQFADYDPIADRVEVGICASHIQDRTGLSQSTISSYMGTLERAGLVTSTRIGKWTHYRRNEALLRRVAEAVSPSDLARA
- a CDS encoding acyl-CoA dehydrogenase family protein, with the translated sequence MTSTSTSTTSTPPTTTHTAPDDETLAARFRPIFDRIAAGASERERTHTLPTAEIRELAAAGFGALRVPVEHGGAGATLPQLFRLLTELAAADSNIPQALRGHFALVEDRLVGRSGERARWLDRFGRGEIAGNSWTEVGAVQVGDVITKVTPQPDGTFRISGQKYYSTGSIFADWIDTYAERTDTGERVIAIVDAHQDGVTHGDDWDGFGQQTTGSGTSTFVDARVEADAVTLFDDRFKYQTAFYQGVLLAVLAGSVLAAEREVALAVRTRNRVFSHGNADTFAADPQILQVVGEVSAAGFAATAIVDRAAEALQAAYEGAALDEAEDERRNDRAELATAQAQVALTSLATQATSHLFDALAASGVSTTKNLDRHWRNARTAGSHNPWVFKARIVGDHAVNGAQPPRVWAIGATRAR
- a CDS encoding acid phosphatase, whose product is MSLIAPAGASAAPSRTAPQPGAYGYFVDTYKTNTPAATTPEGNAAIGVLSQFGNLWRPGSSWDNGVAVDAAAQRILDSNIAQAAKTTRTRTEAQGHEAYLIDRRNQSYSAIAGFGDLSDAVKTATNAGTTIPDEIPADATTKQYVDQGNANGAWADTDSDLGDVVQLVNTLRGDYSSASNAKKYYQYARPYRQSRDVQVLPQLVPEESPTPATDGGFPSGHTNAGYLSSLAFAYAYPQKYTELLTEGSEIGNSRIVAGMHSPLDVMGGRVLATALAAAVLNDPANTQLEQQAHQQAEKVLAAASTPTAVAADADYAADKAEYRKRLTYGFTRSGGKAIPAAVPKGAEALLRTRLPYLSDDQIREVLRTTALPSGYPLLDDAEGWGRLDLFSAASGYGAFDSPVTVSMDAAEKGLDAADTWRNDIGGTGSLTKRGTGALALAGTNRYTGGTTVRGGTLTADSAAALGKGSVTTASGTLADASTRTVRIGGDLTQRSHATLSLSVEGRQQALRVAGTASFGGTLQVHVAKGAALANDVVLIRADRIATGTSFRTVRVDGLPAGYKPVLQRHGNELHLVNADAAGRGHHRGHGA
- the radA gene encoding DNA repair protein RadA, with the protein product MARPQSSYRCSECGWTSIKWVGRCGECQSWGTVEDASAATASTRGTASIAVTGNRIARPITEARSGSFQRWQTGIGEFDRVLGGGIVPGAAVLLSGEPGVGKSTLLLEVASRAAAMGKRVLYVSAEESVDQVRLRAERTGAMHDDLYLASEVDLGVILGQIEQVQPDLLIADSVQTISSASVDGIAGGTSQVREVASTLIRVAKQAALPVLIVGHVTKDGTIAGPRLLEHLVDVVCHFEGDRQTALRFVRALKNRFGPTDEVGCFDMAGDGIHEVPDPSGLFMSRNGAPVSGTCITVAMEGRRALPVEIQALVVPSSAPQPRRVVNGVDASRVAMLLAVLERRAGIKLSDADVYVSTVGGMKLTEPGADLAIVLALASAARDRPYPHTLAAIGEISLAGEIRAATGAKQRANEAGRLGFTTVLGADAEHLREALRVAFSMTRSPRERELDAAF
- a CDS encoding NAD(P)H-dependent oxidoreductase, with amino-acid sequence MSTHQGPRRTALVVHAHPEPSSFSAAQARAAVTVLEATGYDVEYLDLYAARWAPVLDRDEFGPVDGPFKPQREQWDAFRAGTLAEDVRESLAAVFRADLLVLSFPLWWFSVPAILKGWLDRVFAMGAVSGGDAGVFETAALRGRRAVLLTTTGGPAAAFTSEGAFGGVDEFLFPINRGVLEFVGYDALEPIVTFGPAHLDDAARRAALDAVRTAVAALDARPLASTNRSRRSADTH
- the mtnN gene encoding 5'-methylthioadenosine/S-adenosylhomocysteine nucleosidase; translated protein: MHAPRRPVAVVIAAMSEEVAAFTDLLGGEPVLDGPTGGHDEHHLLDVGGSTVAVRRSGIGFTNATAAVAHAFHDFGSGIPVISVGTAGGLARHIQLGDVVIGDWYVNLNADATAFGYALGQVPGMPAGFTGDADLVRLAQAVPTPDVVRLEPIGSSEVFVTEGRARDLRQAFPTVAAVDMESAAIAQFAHVHAMPFVSVRGISDLCAPDGDEFRQHLDDAAARAARVVHGLVVGLATRSGSLPAA
- a CDS encoding MFS transporter; the encoded protein is MTADERIDAPPAPVRTNPRQRFAVAVLLTANFTLAVDFSVLNVALPHIGRDLGFATADLQWIITAFSLCAAGSTLFFGRVADLFGRKRLFLIGIVVLGVASLVAGVAGTPAVLIGARIGQGIATAMVTPAALALLTTMFAEGPGRARVLGLSGALMAAGFTTGAALGGVLTGLVSWRWAFFINVIVAVFVLVVAPFVLTDRAVTRRPTLDLPGAVVVTVALVALVFGITTAGQSGWFTPTAWGPIVAAVVLFAVFIVIESRVAEPLVSPALLRRSNVAWGNVAGLLAFATETALVFPLTLYLQEILGFTAVIAGLVFAFLGVGTVLGGFLGPRVIGRVDAKRAIVIGFVVQGAATLPLAFVSDSSVWVIPLLVVTFIGGAANLVAIVGYTVTSTAGVPLAEQGLATGLITMSQQVGITLGTPVLSAIVTASAGATLLPGIQASIGVDAALCIAGAIVVGLLVRLPTVPAAPRAG